GTATTACAAGTCACCTGATATCATGCAAAGGGTCATTATGTTAAATGAAATCCTTTGTGATTTATCTCCTTTCTAGATCGCATGGAGCATGTAGGATGCGGTCGTTGACTATTTTCGATGGGAAATATACTAGTATCCTCTTTTTCAAAAGAGAAAGAGGTTCATCTTTATAAAAGTTAGGAATGGTAACAAGTTTTTTGTTACTTTTCGAAAACTAAGTATGAAAGATGATTTAAGAAAGTATACGAATGCTGACAATAAGAATCTAGAGTCTGAGCGCAGTTGTCGGAACAGTAGGTCATCATGTCATCAGAGTTTTGGAGCGATGTAGACTTAGAGCACTTGGAAGAATTATTGTTTGAGCCTCGGAACGTGCCGTTCTTTTATAGGCCTTGATCGATCTATCGATATGCCTGATCGGTATATCGATCATCATAGAATTTTGATCCAGATCTTCAAGATCAATACAACGATCTAATGGATTGGTCTACCAATCCAactttgtgttagttagagctctagagccaatcatttgatgattgtatggactcatgtatatcatatttaaattaataaaggcattggtttttggttattatgcttatttgtattagtgtcagataaaataagtatagtaacgtccttgagtagaacgttcatacctatatcaatcgattagttgaatcgatagtgagatgatatagggaacactactctaaatcattcctagtcgagtattaacattcagggacaatgttaatacaataagactagcatgtaggtcagctcgatgacttgatctcacaagtcatggatatagagatatcaagccgacacatgggtatgcattagagaatgtatactgaatgacccgccatgagaaagtatcatggatcgttatatgagtgtcatatactttctcatgtggctattagtatgattattagtccttagacctgaagtcaccatggatccctacataaggagttatgtactttagtttcgtcaaacgtcacccgtaactgggtggactataaaggcgattactgggtatataacaaattatgcagagggatgtgagtgatgtagatgggatctatccctcctatatgacgggagagacatcgatattcttgatagagtgagaccacgaagtgtatgaccatacccaaatgagtcaatatgagatattgagctcatttgattgagtgaatctactcggagttcaagatttagattggtcagaggatgacacggtctatgcctcacattgatcaatctagatgtctaggatagaaggacacttgtcacatattgtgaggagtcacaattagtagtcacaaggtgatgttggatctcaacatttcttgtaacttgggtagcaatgatgtattgctagatgccgctcattgcttatgtttttaaaggagtttataacattgccaacgttacaagaacctattgggtcacacacaaagaacatgtgcatggagattaggttcatatgatgaaccaataggattagattcatatgatgaatcaaagattggattcaaattagacttattgagttagactcaattagattcaattgttgaatgagtctaatttaatttgattcatgagtcaatttatattaatgaattgagattcattaaattaaaattgacttgaatcaaagcttggatttaactcaactaggaagagcattggtcaagtttgacttgaccaaatagaggttgacacatcaagttttgacttgatgaattgacacatcatgaggatgactcatcctacatggcatgccacatcatccccttatataatggtgtgccacctcatggaggttacacaccattaatcctcttaatgtggccggccacattaatgtgggggttacacatgtggtggccggccacactaagtgaggagagggtttcatttggtggaaattgaatggtgttcaatgcttcttcttccttgggtgcttctccctctctctagcttgttgatggtcgtggcttcatggtggagaagaagtgagagttgattccaagcaattaggtggtgtgaaggtcacaaaaggagagtacctagaggagtgtgtgagttcctttttcccttctctcctttctcaccttttagatccaatccgagagccctagaaagtgctagcacacttgtgggttctcctctccatctttgagtggtagaagaccactccttgttcgtgtggataccgctagaggaccgttcgcttgacggtctcgagatccggctacctttggacgttgcgggattacgaagggcacgcatcaagggtaaatgtttttccctcgtagatctaagagtcgatcgtgttttaaactcgtactcgtatttttcgaaagttttaccttgcacgagatccgtggcttgggcgattcggggttttcgcggcccgaaaaacccaacagtggtatcagatccacgtgcaaggcttgtacgagtttgtttttatttttatgaaaaaataaaacccttctgtgattttctgtaaaaattagttttttatgattttatgggtaatttttccgtagaagcgaagcacaagtgtctcggcacttgtaggcttcggttaccggaaagatctttcaaaaccggcttcgtttcgtcccaaatccgtttgggacagcgggcttgggtgccattaaattgcaaaggagcaactcacgatggttagatcgtgggtaggggtactgcccctaaccccgcaaggggatttgctccgcgatcgcacccgaaatcgcttaaaacgaacccgccgggaagatttttccgaaacggcaatgtctcggcccaaatcgttttgggacagcaggtttaggcgctgttggatcgcaaacgaaccctcgcgatggttagatcgcgggtaggggcgctgcccctgggccccgcaaggggatctgttccgcgattgcgcccgaaaccgctaaacgggaccgccgggaaattttactagaaaattatgaaaatatataattttgaattatatattaattttgtgatagtcatggcccaaaaacccaatatgattggattgtgttgtaattcataatacggcctgcgtgccgttatgtgtttgcgcgtgttgtatgtttttatttttccgcgacctgcgcgtcgtgcctttctcttatattcttgttgtaaattagatttagactcgaatgtaacttgagtttcaaattgtaatgtacaaattggagcggtggagggtccacacgagacggagttccgaggcgggcacgagcaacacaaggtggtcaaagagaggagcttggagaagctgttgaccctaggttgaccaatcgatgttctcattagcttgagaagatcgtagtagggccatgactaaatcacaaataaattaattaattgcttgtgtatgtgatgcatgtttaataagtaattaattaattagtgccttacgattagattagatctaagtcgtgcacatgatgcacccttgcgattagattagatctaagtgtgcacaagatgcatccttttcgattagattagatctcgatcgaaccaactctaaatgtctaaccgtgccgtgatacctatcactacctcgatcacatgtattgttgaatctgccaaagcagagcaatacatattatcttggtagggtacggagggacaatcttggtcccgcctatcaacgcatgagtgaatacaagctcaattagattgagtattcctagttactcggttggatcgagtcaactataggcattattccaatggttggaaaagatagatcaaaatcacatctatattaactctcgggcgtattagccaaagctaactcgagttttaatataaatgtggatattgattttataaacaagagttgcatagagatgtaattggtaatcgttacctaccgatcatactaagccttgggcgtattagccaaagctaactcaagggttagtatgatgtggatcttgtcccacaagaattatagaattcagtgggagcatcatttaattgaaggcctaattaaatgattttaaaagaatatgatatttatttctgcaaattttctgttgtacataaccatgacgtcaaatacgaacattttctctctgcgatctgtccttaagaaggacaagctcaacggagcaaatttcctgaactggtacaggaacctgagaatagttctcacccaagaacgtaaactgtacgttctggagcagcccattccggaggctcctcctgccactgccacgcgagcagaccgagatgcttacaaagaagcatcaagatgacgcattagatgtgtcttgtcttatgctcgcaaccatgaactctgagcttcagaagcaacatgagttgatgagcgcttacgatatggttgaacatctttgtcacctatatcaaggataagcaaggcactggaagaggaactccaaagaataccttaagaagaagagaaataagatttctacttggtataaatgttatagaagtcaacctctctatttcttcatcgtgggtattatataccggatgtgcttcgcacatttgtactaatgtacaagcaccgaGGAatagcattgacgaagggtgagatagacctacgagtaggcaatgaagcacgagttgctgctattgctgtaggaacttatcatctatctcttccctctgggcttgtactagaattagatgattgttgttatgtgcctgccttgactaagaatataatttccgtttcttgtttggacaagaaaggattttcgtttataataaagagcaaatgttgttccgtctatttaaacgatatgttctattgtaatgcacctctgataaacggactctatattctagatctagagagccctatctataacgtaaataccaagaggttcaagtcaaatgacatgaaccaaacatacctctggcactgtcgcttaggtcatataaatgacaagcgcttatcccagctccataaggatggtttgctggactcatttgattttgaatcgtatgagatatgcgagtcatgcctacgaggcaagatgaccaagactccctttagtgggcacagcgagagagcaactgatttgttaggactcatacatagtgatgtatgtggccctttcaatgttgctgctagaggcggttatagatacttcatcacatttactgatgacttcagtagatatggttatgtgtacttgatgacacataagtctgaatcctttgaaaagtccaaagaattcaagaatgaagtacagaaccagcttggcaagagtattaagatacttcgatcagatcgaggtggtgaatacttaagccatgagtttcgtgactatttagctgagtgtgagattctatcccaactcactcctcctggaacaccacagtggaatggtgtatccgaaaggaggaatcgtaccttattagatatggtacggtctatgatgagtcacacagatcttccgacatatctatggggatatgctctagacacggcagctttcattctcaaccgagttccatccaaggccgtgataaagacaccatataggatatggactgggagatgcccaggtgtctttcatgaggatttggggttgtgaggcttacgtacgacgtcaagtctcagataaattaggacccaaatccgacaagtgctatttcatcggatatcccaaggaaactaagggatattacttctacattcccagtcagcacaaggggTCTTTCTAGAgatggactttgtttctagaaagactagtgggagcgcgttcgatcttgaagaagttcaagatgcgaacaatagcactgatgcctcgatggaagttgaactggaaccacaaagtgttgtggatgatgttgttccacaagaagttgaggaacaacaactagttcaagtagacatacctcttcgcaagtctgatagggagagatactcatttctcttgtctgaccatgatgtcgttatgctcatagaggatgagcctaccacctatcaggaagctgtgatgagactagattctgagaaatggctagaagccatgagatccgagatggaatccatgtacaccaactaagtatggactttggttgatccacctgaaggggtaaaacccattgggtgcaagtgggtctttaagagaaagactgacatggatggacctatctataagggtcgcttggtagctaaaggtttcaagcagattcatggtattgactatgatgaaaccttttctccagtagcgatgtttaagtccattcggatcatgcttgctattgcagcctaccatgactatgagatatggcagatagatgtcaaaaccgcgtttctgaatggaaacctactcgaggatgtgtacatgacacaacctgagggttttgtagatccacagcatactagtagagtatgcaagctgcataggtccatttatagactaaagcaagcttctcggagctggaatcttcgattcgatgatgcgatcaaacagtttgatttcatcaagaacgaagatgagccttgtgtctacaagaaggttgtaggggacatagttgtcttcctcatattgtatgtggatgacatactactcattgggaaggacatccctatgcttcagtctgtcaagacctggctagggagttgcttctcaatgaaggacttaggtgaggcaacccgcattctagggattcagatctatagagatagatctaagagattgcttggcctaagtcagagtacatatattgacaaggtactcctacggtttgccatgcagaactccaagaagggatttctgccgatgtcacatggcgtgagtctttcgaagactcaaggtccctcttctagagaggagagagaccgcatggatcatatcccttatgcctcagccataggatcgatcatgtacgccatgctgtgtactcgacctgatgtctcgtatgctttgagcatgacgagcagataccagtctgatccaggtgaaagtcactggatagcggtcaagaatattcttaagtacttaagaaggactaaagaatatttcttgatatatggaggcaatgatgagctagctgtaaagggttacagtgatgctagcttccagaccgaccgggatgactatagatcgcatcggggttcgtattttgcattaatggtggtcttgtCGGAAGAGTTCGAGCGGGATCGATGGTGATTTTACAACGAGTACATTCTTGCATCGGATGCGAAAGGAGGCgattggatccgtaagttcatcactgaacttggggtggttcctagcatcgctgacccagttgagctctattgtgacaacaatggagctatggcacaggcgaaggaacctcgctcacaccagcggaccaagcacatactacggcgcttccatctcattcgggagattatcgatagaggagatgtgaagatttgcagagtacctacagaggctaacatcgcagatcccttgaccaaggctttggcacagagaaagcatgatgatcacactaggtcattaggccttagagcctatactgattgacactagtgctagtgggagattgttagttagagctctagagccaatcatttgatgattgtatggactcatgtatatcatatttaaattaataaaggcattggtttttggttattatgcttatttgtattagtgtcagataaaataagtattgtaacgttcttgagtagaacgttcatacctatatcaatcgattagttgaatcgatagtgagatgatatagggaacactactctaaatcattcctagtcgagtattaacattcagggacaatgttaatacaataagactagcatgtaggtcagctcgatgacttgatctcacaagtcatggatatagagatatcaagctgacacatgggtatgcattagagaatgtatactgaatgacccgccatgagaaagtatcatggatcgttatatgagtgtcatatactttctcatgtggctattagtatgactattagtccttagacctgaagtcaccatggatccctacataaggagttatgtactttggtttcgtcaaacgtcacccgtaactgggtggactataaaggcgattactgggtatgtaacgaattatgcagagggatgtgagtgatgtagatgggatctatccctcctatatgacgggagagacatcgatattcttgatagagtgagaccacgaagtgtatggccatacccaaatgagtcaatataagatattgagctcatttgattgagtgagtctactcggagttcaagatttagattggtcagaggatgacacggtatatgcctcacattgatcaatctagatgtctaggatagaccttacacttgtcacatattgtgaggagtcacaattagtagtcacaaggtgatgttggatctcaacatttcttgtaacttgggtagcaatgatgtattgctaaatgccgctcattgcttatgtttttaaaggagtttataacattgccaacgttacaagaacctattgggtcacacacaaagaacatgtgcatggagattaggttcatatgatgaaccaataggattagattcatatgatgaatcaaagattggattcaaattagacttattgagttagactcaattagattcaattgttgaatgagtctaatttaatttgattcatgagtcaatttatattaatgaattgagattcattaaattaaaattgacttgaatcaaagcttggatttaactcaactaggaagagcattggtcaagtttgacttgaccaaatagaggttgacacatcaagttttgacttgatgaattgacacatcatgaggatgactcatcctacatggcatgccacatcatccccttatataatggtgtgccacctcatggaggttacacaccattaatcctcttaatgtggccggccacattaatgtgggggttacacatgtggtggccgaccacactaagtgaggagagggtttcatttggtggaaattgaatggtgttcaatgcttcttcttccttgggtgcttctccctccactacaacaaaatcgctcatagacatcggttttccaccggtgtctatttgattttcgaccgatgtctatgaagccgatgttaaaagtctgccattttagacatcgggttaaaaccggtgtagtatcacttaacgacaccggttttcgaattggttattaaccggtgtagtatcacttaacgacactgtttcatacacggtgtaaaaccgatgtaatattgtatgttaataacaccagttttggcagcggtaaatgaccgatgtaatattactttataacaccggttttacatcggtggaaaaccgatgtaatatgtatttttttttaacagcacagatttgattttaaaaccgacaataacaaaaaaaaatacacaaatattcacaaattgtacaaatattcttcattcaataatatccataaaatacacaaatattcacaaattatataaataatcttcttacaacaatatccataaaatacccaaacattctttttacatcaaaagctagctaatagatatcaaaattaaggtagaacattcttttaacacatcaaggtagaaccgcacttcaaatgtaatctagcatgcattcagcccactcgaactgcatttcatcaatttcaactctggagtacttgagatttgtaaactgtaaaaacacataaatccaccctatgtcaaataactaaaacaaatgtgtacatgtatcaaataaaaaatataagatcaCAAGTGCTTGTCATAAACATGCTTACCAGCGTGTTGAAACCTATTCTGTGAATGGTGGCTTCGAATGAACTTCACGAGCAAGGCCAAAATTTGCTATCTTCACAAAGTCCTTGGTTACCAATAAGTTCTCTGCAAAGGTCATAATCTAGTTTAATAGAATGCTAACTTCACCAGAATAATTATAGGTGCATAAATCACATTTAACAAAATAAATGCTAATCCTAGATAACAACGTTGTAGGAATAGATCTGTTAAGAGCACACAAATGAATCCAGTATTTTTCATAAACATGAATCTTCTGCCTGCATTGAATATATTGTACATGCTTTGCTATCCTTTGCACTCCTTAGGATGTCTCAAGGTTCCACATGTTGTAAGGTAAAAAATACAGAAGTAATGCTTGATAGTAGCATACAAAGGCAGAGCCACATTAGCTGGTTGTGGTCAGATTCACACGTTCCTGGGTAGAGGAAGCCAGGGAGGTCAATATAGTACCTATAATTGTTAGCAGTGATAGGTTTTGTCAGGTAAAATGTTTGTCTTCATGTAGTAATGCAGAGACCTAAATGTTGCCCCAAGGCTTAACTTGATGGATCAAAATATAATACTTGAACTACATAAACCTGATAACAATTCCCAACGACCAACGCAAAAAATACCTTTATCTTGTCATTGTCTTGATCCCAGCTGAACGATCCAAGAGTGACATAGCTTGAAACCACCAGCATCAACAGGCGCCTTTTCCACTGAGACTGCAGCCTTTTGTGCTGCCGCTGTCGCAGAAAGAACCCTCGCCAACTACAACAACAGCCCATCGAACAAAGGTAACTCAACATGAAGAGAAAACCACAAGAGAACTATCAATTTCCAACTAGGGGCAAAGACAACAAAGAAGATGATAGACAAATTATATGACTTTCTTCTATTAAATGAGGCAATATGCAGTAACTCTCAAACTAGCAATGAAAAAGGCAGATATAGTACTCTACCTGTTGcttgtatataatagccaagttgtTGAAGGGCACAAATATCCCTGTTGTAACTGCTAAAATTGCCTTATAGAATGATGCAACAACACTCATCATATTActgcatgaagagaagtttcattaaggaacaaaaataaactatccgcacagttgtcatcaaacatttctaaagcttaccaatccatgtatatatatgttgccaaggcttgacaatgcttgtggatggttaggttgtaaagcaaagcatgacttgggaaaaattattaaaatgaagttattAACAAAGAAATCAGGATACACTTCTCTTGCTCTTACAAAGCATGCATGATATGCAAAGAAACTAGCAAAACTATAAATAAATCTCTTTATGAAGAATGAATAATACTGCCATCTCGACTTGTATGAGATACTGGCATGGCTCATTACTAACCATCCActtgagagagaaaatgataaatcaaTAGTTTCACAAAAGAAAAACATAGTATTAGAAATATAGCTACATGAAAACAGAGCCAAGATACAAGTTTTAGAAGTGCCAAGAACTGAGAAAAGGTATCAAGGAGCCAAGAGTTACCAAGAACTTGCTGAGCAGTCAACCTCTTCTTAGGATCTGGCTCACGCATATGCCTCACAAGGTCTTTAGCGCTATCAGAAACCTTTGGCCATGGTTCTCTTTTAAAATCTACGTTAGAACGAAGAATTGCTTGGGCAACACCTTGTTCAGTTTCTGCATTGAGACAAGGAATTACACGACTGGTTCTTAGAAGCATGCCAGATGCAAACATCTTGGTTTGATGGACTTGCAAGAAATTATAATTGAGTGATATACAGTTGGAAGTCTAAAATGGCTTTATTATCCTATGAATGAAAAATACCTGCCCAAAATGGAGGCACCCCACAAAGAAGGATGTATAAGATAACACCTGCACTCCAGACATCAACTTCAGGCCCATAATTTCTCTTTAGAACCTCTGGTGCCATGTAATAAGGACTGCCGACAATTTCGTTAAAGCGCTCACCTGGGATCGAAAGGAAGACTATTAAAATTCAGAAACTAACTAGCTAGCTTGTAATATTAAGACCACCTTTTCCATGAGTAATTGTAGGTAGAAAGTGGGCATCTGTAAGACGACCAACTGAAAAAGAAACATATGAATCTTTACTTTTAACAACTTAGATAACATGTAAGACGACCAACTGAAAAAGAAACATCCTGCAATTGAATTACCAGGTCTGAAAAACACAGACAACCCGAAGTCAATCGTCTTCAATGGGGCATTTTCCCTTTTGTTCCCAAACAAGAAGTTCTCAGGTTTAAGATCCCGGTGCATAACTCCATTCTTGTGGCACTCCTGGAAAGATATGATGAAAACAAAACAAATTAGAGTACTCCTGGAAAGATATTATAAACTCCAGAGAAGCCACCACGCGCTATAACCAAAGGAACAGCACCTGCAAAAGGATATGAAGGCCAATTGCCACAGTGGTTGATATAACATCAACTTGCATATAGAATTAGCAACTTCTTGCTACATTAGTTGGATCATAGGTTTAACATACACAACTGTTTTCCAATAACGTTATAGACAAATATCTGAAATAACACAAGGTTTTACTGGTAAACTGCAGCATTAAGCACAACACCAGAGACAAGTTGTATTATTATCAATTAGTACTGTTGAAATCCAACCTGTCTCAAAATAAAAGAAATGTACCTCTAACTCTGAATCATGATGGCTTGAGGGGGTGCTATGAATGAATAAAGGATCTATACCATAATTCTACACCAAAAATTTACAGGTAAGAAGAAAAAAATCCCTTGCGATCAATATTTACCAATATGCCTTTGTAACCCCTCAAATTACATTAACTCTCTCCTATCTAGAGATGGGCATGCCCTACAATCGACATTATTGCCTATTGCTTTATTATCTATGATTTTGGGCTAGTATAATATAGTGTAGTAGGAAAAATTAATCAATTCTTGATACAACAAATTGCGAAAATACCTggtattaaaaaaaacataagctCACAGTCAAAAAGGGTTGTTTTTCTTTTGAGCATGTACAATCAACAAAAATCAATCCCTTTATTAAGAGCATAGCAGAGATATAACAAAACCAGAATCATACCATTCAAGGTCTGCCATTTTGCAGGAAGATTTGCAGCTGCAGCCTCATGAAGAAGAAGGACCAAAAGAGTTATTCTAAGCAACATATCCTAAATTCCTAATGCAAGCCCTGCAACTCGTACACTAGAATTCTTATCAAAATGAAGAGATACTTGCCTTTATCAACCAAGATAAAATTCAAAAGTAT
This window of the Zingiber officinale cultivar Zhangliang chromosome 3B, Zo_v1.1, whole genome shotgun sequence genome carries:
- the LOC122056559 gene encoding calcium-dependent protein kinase 32-like — encoded protein: MECHKNGVMHRDLKPENFLFGNKRENAPLKTIDFGLSVFFRPVGRLTDAHFLPTITHGKGERFNEIVGSPYYMAPEVLKRNYGPEVDVWSAGVILYILLCGVPPFWAETEQGVAQAILRSNVDFKREPWPKVSDSAKDLVRHMREPDPKKRLTAQQVLVI